One region of Eupeodes corollae chromosome 1, idEupCoro1.1, whole genome shotgun sequence genomic DNA includes:
- the LOC129953885 gene encoding dolichol-phosphate mannosyltransferase subunit 1: MVETSHKYSILLPTYNEKDNLPIIIWLIVKYMQDSNFNYEIIVIDDGSPDGTLDVAKDLQKIYGEDKILLRPRASKLGLGTAYIHGIKHATGDFIVIIDADLSHHPKFIPQFIKLQQEHDLDIVSGTRYEGNGGVYGWDFKRKLISRGANFLSQLLLRPKASDLTGSFRLYKKHVLEKCISSCVSKGYVFQMEMLVRARQHGFTIGEVPITFVDRVYGTSKLGGTEIIQFAKNLLYLFATT, encoded by the exons ATGGTAGAAACTAGTCATAAGTACAGCATATTGCTACCAACTTATAATGAAAAGGACAATCTACCAATAATAATATGGCTAATAGTGAAATACATGCAAGAtag tAATTTCAATTATGAAATCATAGTAATCGATGATGGTAGCCCCGATGGAACCTTGGATGTTGCTAAAGATTTGCAAAAAATCTATGGCGAGGATAAAATTCTTCTACGCCCGAGAGCATCAAAACTCGGTTTGGGAACGGCCTACATTCATGGAATCAAGCATGCCACAGGAGATTTTATTGTAATAATCGATGCTGATTTAAGTCATCAT CCAAAGTTCATACCACAATTTATAAAACTTCAACAAGAACACGATTTGGATATAGTCTCAGGAACCCGATACGAAGGCAATGGTGGTGTTTATGGTTGGGATTTCAAGCGAAAACTTATTTCACGTGGAGCTAATTTCTTATCACAACTCTTGCTTCGTCCTAAGGCATCCGATTTGACAGGATCTTttcgtttatataaaaaacatgtcctagaaaaatgtatttctagTTGTGTGTCTAAGGGATATGTCTTTCAAATGGAAATGCTTGTTCGAGCTAGACAACATGGCTTCACTATTGGTGAGGTTCCCATTACGTTTGTTGATCGAGTTTATGGAACATCAAAGCTGGGAGGGACGGAGATTATTCAATTTgccaaaaatttactttatttgtttgcaacaacataa
- the LOC129939600 gene encoding zinc finger protein 239-like: MKKLFLKMVEEVWMRWCRLCTREDGNINSHIDLRLRDEESLPLFDTIYKCFSIDIKCCDNFPSVICYDCYCLLRMILKLTQRIPKATAMFTELFVKSEEELDPYKIKNFHNLDCDLKLFNQSSRELDEQINPNPDQADNNCDNYLHSSADEQIDTVENVPNRIKKYKSRKSQSVENRNKPHYCSKCEKGFIKFCNYRQHMKIVHETTLENKHPVFVCGKCGKKCRSLSSLKEHEFSHSEERTFKCKNCEKAFKSITSLKQHEDTHNETRYICVVCGLQLNTQQTLRKHMIVHSDEKKYKCDYCGNGYKRVKALKAHLILHTGLRPYSCDFCDKTFANVSNCRGHKKKVHPIELAALEASGQVTVSTTVIPKLDELRAITANKVKIITGD, encoded by the exons ATGAAGAAATTGTTCTTGAAAATGGTCGAGGAGGTTTGGATGCGATGGTGTCGTCTTTGTACACGAGAAGACGGAAACATCAACTCTCACATTGATTTGCGGCTAAGGGACGAGGAAAGCCTTCCTCTATTTGATACAATATACAAATGTTTCTCCATTGAT ATAAAATGCTGTGACAACTTTCCGAGTGTGATATGCTACGATTGCTATTGTCTCCTCCGAATGATATTGAAGTTAACTCAGAGAATACCTAAAGCCACAGCAATGTTTACAGAGCTATTTGTTAAAAGTGAAGAAGAACTCGATccttataaaatcaaaaatttccaCAATCTTGATTgtgatttaaagttatttaaccAAAGCTCGCGAGAATTAGATGAGCAAATTAATCCTAATCCTGATCAAGCAGATAACAACTGTGATAACTATTTACATTCTTCTGCAGATGAACAGATAGACACAGTAGAAAATGTTccaaacagaataaaaaaatataaatcgagAAAATCGCAATCGGTTGAAAATAGAAACAAACCCCATTATTGTTCTAAATGCGAAAagggttttataaaattttgtaattatcgCCAGCATATGAAAATTGTACATGAAACCACGTTAGAAAATAAACATCCGGTTTTTGTTTGCGGAAAATGTGGCAAGAAATGTAGGTCACTATCATCCTTGAAAGAACATGAATTTTCGCACTCCGAGGAGCGAAcgtttaaatgtaaaaattgtgaaaaagcttttaagagTATAACTTCGCTCAAG caaCATGAAGATACCCACAATGAGACAAGATATATTTGTGTTGTATGTGGATTACAGCTAAATACTCAACAGACCCTTCGTAAACACATGATTGTTCATTCTGatgaaaaaaagtacaaatgtGATTATTGTGGGAACGGCTATAAAAGAGTTAAGGCTCTCAAAGCTCATTTGATACTTCACACAGGACTAAGACCTTATAGTTGTGATTTTTGTGATAAAACATTCGCCAATGTTTCGAATTGTCGTGGACATAAGAAAAAAGTACATCCCATTGAACTGGCAGCACTAGAAGCATCTGGGCAAGTTACAGTTTCAACTACAGTGATTCCGAAATTGGATGAACTCAGAGCGAT aACTGCgaacaaagttaaaataataactGGTGATTAG
- the LOC129953884 gene encoding protein rotatin homolog, with the protein MSIKIDRASIQKLGHETQEIRLRTLEQIENKVARALTHNERIDFRPGELIKYLIRWFAFQPLQAKDVVLNLIMIILKSPYRQEVIDYLGEERLKKELGKVKILVKSTPEVQLVAEILTMLEKNVNEVIEISDSLSISDSYDSLSIRDLDIGDNNMGGFSNDMGYEIAWSKASVPDYNSLKVISDILKTTNSSASDLHNALQHIQITIDDYPAEYFLQPPHIFQNLLELFESGSSAFEDLSETFICICKSLLGRLRTRRKAVAFFSSKPPGIPVRTQLSVSTVCFRLLELCMSYLKFNLFTIEKSSFNVFRLIMEVFRIIEMLPSEESPAIEVFFEELSTVARNLRASFEEEAFPVMNRVKYLLVLFTMRKILGNAKYSNTRPGDELKIALLDLPLSKMLPEQYAQILKVFQENVDADVENLLKSHEVLKFYAEPQGISDEKSIDQGLEILEAFAIHENMDLIERTFKAVIKSVPLYAGNRQLRKKADALLMRMFCHHSSKVRIFTYQESANAMKKYFACLLNGECAYVGQNNLKLVENHILGFPLTAELLTEIATSGFEDATLRKLAEDILFLPVKGRPMLGEEGWTKMLDILLPNIPLYQCLTQSPKITEGILKLLDPDANCLPRLEIIRGNLRFLFHPDADIRSEALARIIYILTSHSGAGAMLPNLMEISDILPNDCCLLEVPRDIDRIFCGGFYEPSIVPNLMQLLMASDVEPQIRKTVLMQLNVVGQEVALNRLIFDAGGWMTCLQSLQGALYKQSHTDYPDSVVPIVGILSKLLFCDGQFRQELAKEENVFILLTRSLFLYVNDITLKQDVSLCLFLLLYSSVIVGTKTLTVPKVLKNLRLPVKCQLQSTAACSGKKTVLEKLYLGDETPSTGDLKSTQCFIRMTIADLRFKGGLENAKPSTEYTPSLTKSDLRLIKSTSMTENITKFLKYASNATEHEQIMDSITSMRLIQLLCGGNAMSSDLVTKTFKRFILNTNQLVLLEDTVELFSTLVQVNNETIITWLLSILGEEQTPLLRLLSNETETSLSLHRKICGLLSEVFQRAPPTDQSQSRLELEVFDTLMSITEEHFKNRDLDRTRCVLGVLQVISGRRSLQKLLSRKQVHSTCKKLFFFTIALKSFTQTGSDLQKNALLIISSLSAITPDFQLNGTYLKYLSGLGGHNDYQVRTLAWCILARIAKSEEGAEALIRELDFLPGGFRACCLSTLLDQTEVAMVRQLAGLLFADLLNNGTQFDKVHEIVQKHDFYRIALASLKYFYPGELISTADHREEITTCDIVRAYSKICIQLIELKSSFCAELCKKPIMGKLYQLVKCPPAKEEQQKSFASMVGEICNLYSRFSRSHLAFLQTTLCRDHDFLNYLCSFLCTSHPQQHLMSMLNLLMVLSKDQIGFQYICESFAGNSEKIIKLVTVSLETSLSISLLQPTCLAFITFLLIKCQQRNVEHECFSDTLETTITDSTQMKYAAQVLFLQLNKLLLHNYPLKTAKFDSPPSALKVLLCEAIAVLLKTSEKARITAKNIKFLDKILLIFNSFLESIQVPCTTFVRRYSEAKKLAVIKHLSLLYGIILNWFSVDVLTDELQVVELTKVLIQTWPWQNHSNDIRILYLKSLAFLSEKSVPVCRQFSVPTSSNANTLLQMLLKLLTMETNKVKSLDSNSTALIKIGLRTVMNCCSCQEGRMALIKLHALDIIDSVHPFNPKIPKSKNDILVAWLSFWELFSRYPEGAVCRNIIGLCTVINKCHDPTLRLIGLKILRNMTFLPNNRTNLLASADFLYTVNNIITNSECYSERLVTCTALWRLISGGAKYAATIKNTKMTKKLNAILEDLTGGGGELHHSSAANRCQAKDLANVIEIILRILNS; encoded by the exons atgtccATTAAGATAGATCGAGCATCCATTCAAAAACTAGGCCATGAAACTCAAGAAATACGTCTCCGTACTCTTGAGCAAATCGAAAACAAGGTTGCACGTGCCCTAACACACAACGAACGCATCGATTTCCGTCCAGGCGAGTTAATTAAGTATTTAATAAGATGGTTTGCCTTTCAGCCCCTCCAAGCCAAGGATgttgtcttaaatttaattatgattatattgaaaagtccATATCGCCAAGAGGTGATTGATTATTTGGGAGAGGAACGTCTCAAAAAAGAATTGGGTAAAGTAAAAATTCTGGTCAAAAGCACTCCCGAGGTGCAACTAGTCGCTGAGATTTTAACAATGCTCGAGAAAAACGTCAACGAAGTAATAGAAATAAGCGATTCTTTAAGTATCTCAGATAGCTATGATAGTTTGTCGATTCGTGATTTGGATATCGGCGACAATAACATGGGCGGCTTCAGCAACGATATGGGCTATGAAATTGCGTGGTCAAAGGCTTCTGTTCCAGATTATAATTCTCTGAAAGTCATAAGTGACATTCTAAAGACTACAAATAGTTCGGCATCCGATTTGCACAATGCTCTGCAACACATACAAATAACAATTGATGATTATCCGGCTGAATACTTTCTCCAGCCTCCGCACATCTTCCAAAATCTTCTCGAGTTGTTTGAGAGTGGTAGTTCGGCATTTGAAGATCTATCAGAGACATTCATATGCATATGTAAATCGCTGCTCGGTAGGTTGAGGACACGAAGAAAAGCGGTTGCATTTTTCTCCTCTAAACCACCAGGCATTCCCGTCCGAACCCAACTGAGTGTGTCAACAGTTTGCTTCCGGCTGCTAGAACTCTGCATGAGCTATCTTAAGTTTAATCTATTCACTATAGAAAAGAGCAGTTTCAATGTGTTTCGCCTGATTATGGAGGTCTTTCGCATAATCGAAATGCTTCCCAGCGAGGAATCGCCTGCGATCGAAGTTTTCTTCGAGGAGCTTAGCACGGTGGCCCGGAACTTAAGGGCATCATTCGAGGAAGAAGCCTTCCCCGTAATGAATCGCGTCAAATACCTTCTGGTTCTCTTTACAATGAGGAAAATTCTAGGAAATGCAAAATATAGCAACACTCGGCCTGGGGATGAGCTGAAAATAGCTTTGCTCGACCTCCCCCTATCGAAGATGCTCCCCGAGCAATATGCGCAGATTCTAAAGGTCTTCCAAGAGAATGTTGATGCAGATGTAGAAAATCTTCTGAAATCACACGAAGTACTCAAGTTTTACGCCGAACCTCAAGGCATCTCCGACGAAAAGAGCATAGACCAAGGTCTTGAAATCCTGGAGGCATTTGCAATTCACGAGAACATGGATTTGATTGAGAGAACTTTTAAGGCTGTCATAAAGAGCGTTCCTCTCTACGCCGGCAACAGGCAGCTTAGGAAAAAAGCCGACGCCCTCCTCATGCGAATGTTCTGCCATCATAGCTCAAAGGTTAGAATCTTTACCTATCAGGAGTCTGCAAATGCCATGAAAAAATACTTCGCGTGCCTCCTGAACGGAGAGTGTGCCTATGTGGGGCAGAACAATCTTAAACTTGTCGAAAATCATATCCTGGGGTTTCCTCTTACCGCAGAACTGCTCACTGAAATTGCAACATCTGGCTTTGAAGATGCCACTTTGCGAAAACTCGCCGAAGATATCCTGTTTCTCCCCGTCAAAGGACGTCCAATGCTCGGTGAAGAAGGTTGGACTAAAATGCTGGACATATTATTGCCGAACATTCCACTCTATCAGTGCCTTACACAATCGCCGAAGATAACTGAAGGAATTCTCAAGCTTCTCGATCCGGATGCGAATTGCTTGCCGCGACTGGAGATAATTCGAGGTAATCTGCGATTTCTCTTTCATCCTGATGCCGATATTCGTTCGGAAGCTCTCGCTCGAATCATTTACATCCTTACATCGCACTCAGGAGCTGGGGCAATGCTCCCAAATCTAATGGAAATAAGTGACATTCTACCGAATGACTGTTGTTTGCTGGAAGTTCCCCGCGACATTGATCGTATCTTCTGCGGAGGCTTCTATGAGCCGTCGATTGTTCCCAATCTAATGCAACTTTTGATGGCTTCCGATGTTGAGCCACAAATTCGAAAGACTGTCCTCATGCAATTGAATGTTGTTGGCCAAGAAGTGGCTCTGAATCGTTTGATATTCGATGCAGGTGGATGGATGACATGTCTGCAATCCCTGCAAGGAGCACTTTACAAACAATCCCATACCGACTATCCAGATTCGGTAGTGCCAATTGTGGGTATTCTATCGAAGCTGCTTTTTTGTGATGGCCAATTCCGTCAAGAACTAGCCAAGGAGGAGAATGTCTTCATTCTTCTTACTCGAAGTCTGTTTCTGTATGTAAATGACATTACCCTGAAACAGGATGTATCGCTGTGTTTGTTTCTTCTGTTGTACAGTTCGGTGATTGTCGGGACAAAAACTCTCACAGTGCCAAAAGTCTTGAAGAATCTTCGACTACCAGTAAAGTGTCAATTACAATCAACCGCTGCTTGCAGTGGAAAGAAAACTGTCCTGGAGAAATTATATCTCGGAGACGAAACACCCTCAACAGGTGACCTCAAATCTACTCAATGCTTCATCAGAATGACCATAGCCGATCTGAGATTTAAGGGTGGCCTAGAAAACGCCAAACCATCAACGGAATACACCCCGAGCTTGACTAAATCTGATCTCCGTCTCATAAAATCCACCTCAATGACTGAGAATATTACCAAATTCTTAAAGTACGCCTCCAATGCAACCGAACACGAACAAATCATGGACAGCATTACGTCTATGCGATTGATACAGCTCCTATGTGGCGGGAATGCCATGAGTTCGGATTTAGTAacaaagacttttaaaagatttatccTAAACACAAATCAATTGGTTTTGCTGGAGGACACAGTGGAACTTTTTTCCACACTCGTTCAAGTGAATAATGAAACCATCATAACTTGGTTGTTATCAATCCTGGGAGAGGAACAGACTCCATTGTTAAGACTTCTTTCGAATGAAAC AGAAACTTCTCTTAGTCTTCATCGGAAAATTTGTGGCCTTCTGTCTGAGGTATTTCAGAGAGCTCCCCCAACTGATCAATCTCAAAGCCGCCTCGAACTCGAAGTCTTCGATACCCTGATGTCCATTACTGAGGAACACTTTAAGAACCGGGATTTGGATCGAACACGCTGTGTCTTGGGAGTGCTGCAAGTTATCTCGGGTCGTCGATCTTTACAGAAGCTTCTTTCTCGAAAACAGGTGCACTCCACGTGCaagaaacttttctttttcaccATCGCCCTCAAGTCCTTCACCCAGACTGGATCGGATTTGCAGAAAAACGCCCTCCTCATTATCTCCAGTCTATCGGCCATTACTCCTGACTTCCAGCTAAATGGTACTTATTTGAAGTACTTGTCAGGTTTGGGGGGACACAATGACTACCAAGTGCGCACCTTAGCCTGGTGCATTTTGGCTCGAATTGCCAAAAGTGAAGAGGGAGCCGAGGCTCTGATCAGAGAATTAGATTTCCTGCCGGGAGGCTTCCGAGCCTGTTGTCTGAGCACTTTGCTGGATCAAACCGAGGTTGCAATGGTGAGGCAATTGGCAGGGCTCTTATTCGCTGACTTACTCAACAATGGAACTCAATTCGATAAAGTCCATGAAATCGTTCAAAAACATGATTTCTATCGAATAGCTCTCGCCTCCCTAAAATACTTCTATCCGGGTGAGCTTATTTCAACAGCCGATCACCGCGAGGAGATAACAACTTGCGATATAGTTCGCGCCTACAGCAAAATTTGTATCCAATTGATTGAACTTAAGTCGTCATTCTGTGCGGAATTATGTAAGAAACCGATCATGGGAAAACTCTATCAATTGGTCAAGTGTCCACCTGCCAAAGAGGAACAACAAAAATCATTCGCATCGATGGTGGgtgaaatttgcaatttatattcACGTTTTAGTCGAAGTCATTTGGCCTTTTTGCAAACCACTCTGTGTCGTGATCATGATTTCCTCAATTATCTTTGTTCGTTCCTGTGCACCTCACATCCCCAACAACATCTTATGAGCATGTTGAATCTGCTCATGGTCTTGTCCAAGGATCAAATTGGTTTTCAGTATATTTGTGAGAGTTTTGCTGGAAATTCCGAGAAAATAATCAAACTGGTAACAGTTTCTTTGGAGACATCGCTATCGATTTCTTTACTGCAGCCCACCTGCCTGGCATTCATCACGTTCCTGCTGATCAAGTGTCAACAGAGAAATGTCGAACATGAATGCTTCAGTGACACTCTGGAAACAACCATCACCGATTCAACACAAATGAAATATGCAGCTCAAGTGTTATTCCTTCAATTAAATAAACTCCTCCTGCATAATTATCCTCTGAAAACGGCCAAATTTGACTCGCCGCCGAGTGCCTTAAAAGTGCTACTTTGCGAAGCCATAGCAGTTCTCTTGAAAACATCTGAAAAAGCCCGAATCACggcaaaaaacataaaattcctCGATAAGATTCTGTTGATTTTTAACTCGTTCTTAGAGAGTATCCAAGTGCCTTGTACGACATTTGTTCGTCGCTATAGTGAGGCCAAGAAGTTGGCCGTCATAAAACACCTGAGTCTGCTGTACGGCATCATTCTGAACTGGTTTTCAGTTGATGTACTCACGGATGAACTGCAGGTGGTTGAACTTACCAAAGTTCTCATTCAAACATGGCCGTGGCAGAATCATTCGAACGATATTCGAATTCTATACCTCAAGTCCTTGGCTTTTCTGAGTGAGAAATCGGTGCCTGTGTGTCGTCAGTTTTCCGTTCCGACTTCGAGCAATGCAAACACCCTGCTGCAGATGCTTCTCAAACTCCTCACCATGGAGACGAACAAGGTCAAGTCTTTGGACTCGAATTCAACGGCgctgatcaaaattggccttcGAACCGTCATGAACTGCTGCTCGTGTCAGGAAGGACGAATGGCTCTGATTAAATTGCACGCTTTGGACATAATCGATTCTGTGCATCCGTTCAATCCGAAAATTCCCAAATCGAAGAATGACATACTTGTGGCGTGGCTCTCGTTTTGGGAACTCTTCTCGCGATACCCCGAGGGAGCCGTTTGTCGTAACATAATCGGCCTATGCACAGTCATCAACAAATGCCATGATCCCACTCTGCGACTCATTGGATTGAAAATTCTTCGCAATATGACATTCCTGCCCAACAATCGCACTAATCTCCTCGCTTCCGCTGACTTCCTATACACTGTCAATAATATCATAACAAATAGTGAATGCTATTCGGAGCGTTTGGTCACATGTACGGCACTATGGCGACTCATATCTGGCGGAGCAAAATATGCGGCCacaataaaaaatactaaaatgacAAAGAAACTAAACGCAATACTTGAAGATTTGACTGGAGGAGGAGGAGAACTGCACCATAGTAGTGCCGCTAATCGATGTCAAGCTAAGGATTTGGCAAATGTTATTGAGATtatattaagaattttaaatagctag
- the LOC129939724 gene encoding protein UXT homolog, whose translation MDEASKQTIESYINDTLKDEIKRLDQYIQMYNEEIMEFVQLKNSIEALQKNPGEGIKTKMNIGGRNFMTAEVSSTDKIIIDVGKSCFVEFTIEEAIKFLNFKITVLTKECQVVRDESIKQRSNVKLTMVLS comes from the coding sequence ATGGATGAAGCATCAAAACAAACTATTGAATCCTATATAAATGACACCCTCAAAGATGAAATAAAACGTCTCGATCAATATATTCAAATGTACAACGAGGAAATTATGGAATTTGTTCAATTGAAGAATTCAATTGAAGCATTACAAAAAAACCCCGGCGAAGGAATAAAGACAAAAATGAATATTGGTGGTAGAAATTTTATGACTGCGGAAGTATCATCTAcagataaaattataattgatgtgggaaaatcttgttttgttgaatttacaattgaagaagctataaagtttttaaattttaaaattactgtgCTAACAAAAGAATGTCAAGTAGTGAGAGATGAAAGTATTAAACAACGGTCGAATGTCAAACTGACGATGGTTTTatcttaa